The following are encoded together in the Oncorhynchus gorbuscha isolate QuinsamMale2020 ecotype Even-year linkage group LG03, OgorEven_v1.0, whole genome shotgun sequence genome:
- the chdh gene encoding choline dehydrogenase, mitochondrial, protein MLSAAASGKVGFNMGMGVGRCVSACLRGSPNALNRRRDWDPSPRYSTTAAKSSTPSFNYVIVGAGSAGCVLANRLTEDPQESVLLLEAGPKDRTLGNVRLSWKIHMPAALTYNLCDDKVNWFYHTLPQEHVNNRVMYWPRGRVWGGSSSLNAMVYIRGHGEDYNRWQREGAEGWDYDHCLPYFRKAQCHELGGDRYRGGSGPLHVTRGKTNHPLHRAFIEAGQQAGYPFTNDMNGFQQEGLGWMDMTIYEGKRWSTASAYLRPVLTRANLRTEVQCLTTRILFDGRRAVGVEYTQNGEKKQVFAEKEVILSGGAINSPQLLMLSGVGNADDLKQLDIPVVQHLPGVGSNLQDHLELYVQQQCSQPITLYKAQKPFHMVKIGLEWLLQYTGYGATAHLESGGFIRSRGGVAHPDIQFHFLPSQVIDHGRVASKIEAYQVHVGPMRSASIGWLKLKSASPLDHPIIQPNYLSTDTDVWEFRECVKLSREIFAQKAFDPFRGPEVQPGPECQSDAEIDAFVRHKADSAYHPSCTCKMGSPSDPMAVVDPETRVLGLEGLRVVDASIMPSVVSGNLNAPTIMIAEKAADIIRGRPALSDPGVPVYQPGSLETQR, encoded by the exons ATGCTCTCTGCAGCTGCTTCAGGCAAAGTTGGGTTCAATATGGGGATGGGAGTGGGCAGGTGTGTGTCAGCCTGTTTAAGAGGGTCCCCCAATGCCCTGAACAGAAGGAGGGACTGGGACCCCTCTCCCAGGTACAGCACCACAGCAGCCAAATCCAGCACCCCGTCTTTCAACTATGTCATCGTGGGCGCTGGCTCGGCGGGCTGCGTCCTGGCCAACCGTCTCACGGAGGATCCCCAGGAGTCGGTGCTCCTGCTGGAGGCCGGTCCTAAGGACAGGACCCTGGGCAACGTCCGTCTCTCCTGGAAGATCCACATGCCGGCTGCCCTCACCTACAACCTGTGTGATGACAAGGTCAACTGGTTCTACCACACCCTGCCCCAGGAGCACGTGAACAACCGGGTGATGTACTGGCCCCGTGGCAGGGTGTGGGGTGGCTCCTCCTCTCTCAACGCCATGGTGTACATCCGGGGCCACGGTGAGGACTACAACCGCTGGCAGAGGGAGGGGGCGGAGGGCTGGGACTACGACCACTGCCTGCCCTACTTCCGCAAGGCCCAGTGCCACGAGCTGGGAGGCGACCGCTACCGGGGAGGCAGCGGGCCCCTGCACGTGACCCGGGGGAAGACGAACCACCCTCTACACCGGGCCTTCATAGAGGCTGGCCAGCAGGCTGGGTACCCCTTCACTAACGACATGAACGGCTTTCAGCAGGAGGGCTTGGGCTGGATGGACATGACCATCTATGAAG GTAAGAGGTGGAGCACAGCCAGTGCGTACCTGCGACCTGTCCTTACCCGAGCCAACCTGAGGACAGAGGTGCAATGTCTGACCACCAGGATCCTGTTTGATGGGAGGAGAGCTGTGGGCGTGGAGTACACTCAGAACGGGGAGAAGAAGCAG gtttttGCTGAAAAGGAGGTAATTCTCAGTGGTGGGGCCATCAACTCCCCACAGCTTCTCATGCTGTCCGGGGTGGGCAACGCCGATGACCTGAAACAGCTAGACATCCCTGTGGTCCAGCATCTACCAG GAGTGGGCAGTAATCTTCAGGACCACCTGGAGCTGTATGTTCAGCAGCAGTGCTCTCAGCCCATCACCCTGTACAAGGCCCAGAAGCCTTTCCACATGGTCAAGATTGGCCTGGAGTGGCTCCTCCAATATACAG GATACGGGGCCACGGCCCACCTGGAGAGCGGGGGCTTCATCCGGAGCAGAGGGGGCGTGGCCCACCCCGACATCCAGTTCCACTTCCTGCCCTCGCAGGTCATCGACCACGGCCGTGTCGCCTCCAAGATAGAAGCTTACCAG GTTCACGTGGGACCAATGAGAAGTGCTAGTATTGGATGGTTAAAGCTGAAGAGCGCCAGCCCTCTAGATCACCCAATCATCCAGCCCAACTACCTCTCAACAG ACACTGATGTATGGGAGTTCAGGGAGTGTGTCAAGCTTTCTCGGGAGATCTTTGCCCAGAAGGCCTTCGACCCATTCCGGGGGCCCGAGGTACAGCCAGGGCCTGAGTGTCAGTCAGACGCCGAGATTGATGCGTTTGTGCGTCACAAGGCAGACAGCGCCTACCATCCGTCGTGCACGTGTAAGATGGGTTCTCCATCTGACCCAATGGCGGTGGTGGACCCAGAGACGCGCGTGCTGGGCCTCGAGGGCCTCCGTGTGGTCGACGCCTCCATCATGCCCAGCGTCGTCAGCGGCAACCTCAACGCCCCCACCATTATGATCGCGGAGAAGGCTGCTGACATCATCAGAGGGCGACCGGCGCTCAGCGACCCCGGGGTGCCTGTGTACCAGCCTGGATCTCTAGAGACCCAGCGATGA